One Callithrix jacchus isolate 240 chromosome Y, calJac240_pri, whole genome shotgun sequence genomic region harbors:
- the LOC118150893 gene encoding ATP-dependent RNA helicase DDX3X-like: MESRGQREDTLKLVDLDLNSSEKQSGGASTASKGRYIPPHLRNREASKGFSDKDSSGWSCSRDKDAYSSFGSRESRGRSGYFSDHGRFDDRGRSEYDGIGSRDRTGFGRYERSGHSRWCDKSDEDDWSKPLPPSERLERELFSGGNTGINFEKYDEIPVEATGSNCPPHIENFSDIDMGEIILGNIELTRYTRPTPVQKHAIPIIKGKRDLMACAQTGSGKTAAFLLPILSQIYTDGPGEALKAVKGNGRCGRRKQYPVSLVLAPTRELAVQIYEEARKFSYRSRVRPCVVYGGADIGQQIRDLERGCHLLVATPGRLVDMMERGKIALDFCKYLVLDEADKMLDMGFEPQIRRIVEQDTMPPKGVRHTMMFSATFPKEIQTLARDFLDEYIFLAVGRVGSTSENITQKVIWVEDLDKRSFLLDILGATGRDSLTLVFVETKKGADSLEDFLYHEGHACTSIHGDRSQRDREEALRQFRSGRSPILVATAVAARGLDISNVRHVINFDLPSDIEEYVHRIGRTGRVGNLGLATSFFNEKNVNIAKDLLDLLVEAKQEVPSWLESMAYEHHYKGGNRGRSKRFSRGFGARDCRQSSGSSSSGFSSSRAGSSRGGGGGYGNSRGFGRGGYGGFYNSDGYGGNYDFQRVDWWGN, translated from the exons ATGGAAAGCAGAGGCCAGCGGGAAGACACCTTGAAG CTTGTGGATCTGGACCTGAACTCCTCTGAGAAACAGAGTGGAGGAGCAAGTACAGCAAGCA aagGACGCTATATACCTCCTCACTTACGGAACAGAGAAGCGTCTAAAG GATTCTCTGATAAAGACAGTTCAGGTTGGAGTTGCAGCAGAGATAAGGATGCATATAGCAGTTTTGGGTCTCGAGAATCAAGAGGAAGGTCTGGTTATTTCAGTGATCATGGAAG ATTTGATGATCGTGGACGGAGTGAATATGATGGTATTGGCAGTCGTGACAGAACTGGCTTTGGTAGATACGAACGGAGTGGACACAGTCGTTGGTGTGACAAGTCGGATGAAGATGATTGGTCAAAACCACTTCCACCAAGTGAACGCTTAGAGCG GGAACTGTTTTCTGGAGGAAACACGGGGATTAACTTTGAGAAATACGATGAAATACCAGTAGAGGCAACCGGCAGTAACTGTCCACCACATATTGAAAAC TTCAGTGATATTGACATGGGAGAAATTATCTTGGGGAACATTGAGCTTACTCGCTATACTCGTCCTACTCCAGTGCAAAAACATGCCATTCCTATCATTAAGGGAAAAAGAGACTTAATGGCTTGTGCCCAGACAG GTTCTGGGAAAACGGCAGCATTTCTTTTGCCCATACTGAGTCAGATATATACAGATGGTCCAGGAGAAGCTTTGAAGGCCGTGAAG ggaAACGGAAGGTGTGGGCGCCGCAAGCAATATCCAGTTTCCTTGGTTTTAGCCCCAACGAGAGAATTGGCTGTACAGATCTATGAGGAAGCCAGAAAA TTTTCATACCGATCTAGAGTTCGTCCTTGTGTAGTCTATGGTGGTGCTGATATTGGTCAGCAGATTCGGGACTTAGAACGTGGATGCCACTTGTTAGTAGCCACTCCAGGACGTCTAGTGGATATGATGGAAAGAGGAAAGATAGCGTTAGACTTCTGCAA GTACTTAGTGTTGGATGAAGCTGATAAGATGTTGGATATGGGATTTGAACCTCAGATACGTCGCATCGTTGAACAAGATACCATGCCACCAAAGGGCGTTCGTCACACCATGATGTTTAGTGCTACTTTTCCTAAAGAAATACAG ACGCTTGCTCGTGACTTTTTGGATGAATATATCTTTTTAGCTGTCGGCAGAGTAGGCTCTACCTCTGAGAACATCACACAGAAAGTAATTTGGGTGGAAGACTTAGATAAACGGTCGTTTCTGCTTGATATCTTGGGAGCAACAG GGAGGGATTCACTGACTTTGGTGTTTGTAGAGACCAAAAAGGGAGCAGATTCCCTGGAGGATTTCTTATACCATGAAGGACATGCTTGTACTAGTATTCATGGAGACCGATCACAGAGAGATCGAGAGGAGGCCCTTCGCCAGTTTCGCTCGGGGAGAAGCCCAATTCTTGTGGCTACAGCT gTTGCAGCACGAGGACTAGACATTTCAAATGTGAGACACGTTATCAATTTTGATCTGCCGAGTGATATTGAAGAATATGTGCATCGTATTGGCCGTACAGGACGTGTAGGAAACCTGG GCCTTGCCACCTCATTCTTTAacgaaaaaaatgtgaatattgcAAAGGATTTGTTGGATCTTCTTGTAGAAGCTAAACAAGAAGTGCCTTCTTGGTTGGAAAGTATGGCTTACGAACACCACTACAAGGGTGGCAATCGTGGACGATCTAAAAG ATTCAGCAGAGGATTTGGTGCTAGAGACTGTCGACAGAGTAGTGGCTCCAGCAGTTCTGGCTTCAGTAGTAGTCGTGCAGGCAGCAGCCGCGGTGGTGGAGGTGGTTACGGCAACAGCAGAGGATTTGGTAGAG GTGGCTATGGAGGCTTCTACAATAGTGATGGATATGGAGGAAATTATGACTTCCAGCGGGTTGACTGGTGGGGCAACTGA